The Streptomyces nigra genome includes the window GAAGGCGTCGGCGCGGTTCAGCTCGCCGGGCGGGACCGGGCCGGTGAGGCCCTTGCCGACCAGGCTGTCCCGCAGCCAGGTGAAGGTGCTGACGTTCTCCGGGGAGTCGATGCTGTAGGTGCCGAGCTGGGGGTCGGTGTAGCCGCCCCCACCGCTGAGCAGCCACTGCATCGTCTCGGCCTGTGCCTCCTCGGACCCGAGCGGCAGCGCGTACGGGTACTTCACGCCCTGCGCCTTGAGCGCCGCGGCGGCGGCCGCCAGCTCCTTCCAGGTGCGCGGCGCGGACAGGCCGGCCTGCTGGAAGAGGGTCTTGTTGTAGAAGAGCAGCCGCGTCGAGGACGCGAAGGGAAGGCCGTACTGGACGCCGTCCACCTGGCCCGCCTCGGCGAGCTGCGGGACGAGGTCGGCCTGCACCGGGATGGAGAGCAGGTCGTCGGCCGGGTACAGCAGGTCCTTCGCGGCATAGTCGGCGTAGGCGCCGATCTGTGCGAGGTCGGGTGCCTCGCCCGCGGCGACCATCTCCTTGACCTTGGCGTCGACCTCGTTCCAGGAGTACACCTCGACGTCGACGGTCACCCCGGGGTGCTCCGCCTCGTACGCCTCGGTGAGCTTGTCCCAGTACTTCCGCGAGCTGGTGGCCTCGCTGTCGCCGTAGTCGGCCGCCACCAGCGTGAGCGTGACGTCGTCCGTGTCGCCGGTCACTCCGCAGCCGCCCAGCACCGCCGTCATGCCCAGTGCGGCCACCACCGCGACGACCGTTCCTGTACGCCTCCGACCACGCCGTTGCACGCGAATCCGCCCCATACCTCTGTTCGAAAATTTCGAATCGTCATACATATGTGCCCCCACAGGTCTACACCACGCAAGTGGACTAGACCTCTCGCGGGTTGGCAAGCCACACTGTCCCCGTGAGACATGTCATCGCCCTCGACGTGGGCGGCACCGGGATGAAGGCCGCCCTGGCCGGGGCGGACGGCGAGCTGTTCCACCAGGCCCGCCGGCCCACCGGCCGCGCGCGCGGACCGGAGGCCGTCGTCGAGGGCATCCTCGACTTCGCCGCCGAGCTGCGCGCCCACGGCGAGCAGCACTTCGGCGAGCCCGCGGCCGCCGCCGGTGTCGCGGTCCCCGGGATCGTCGACCCCGAGCGCGGCCTCGCCGTCTACGCCGCCAACCTGGGCTGGCGGGACGTCCCGCTGCGCGATCTGCTCGCCGCACGGCTCGGCGGGGTCCCCGTCGCCCTCGGCCACGACGTGCGCACCGGTGGCCTCGCCGAGGGCCGCGTCGGAGCGGGCCGCGGCGCCGACCGCTTCCTGTTCGTGCCCCTCGGCACCGGGATCGCCGGCGCCATCGGCATCGACGGCCGGGTGGAGGCGGGCGCGCACGGCTTCGCCGGCGAGATCGGCCATGTCGTCGTCCGGCCCGGCGGCGCCCCCTGCCCCTGCGGACAGCGGGGCTGTCTGGAGCGGTACGCCTCGGCGGCCGCCGTCAGCGAGGCCTGGGCCGCCGCCTGCGGCGACCCGGAGGCGGACGCCGCGGACTGCGCCAAGGCCGTCCTGTCCGGCGACCCGAACGCCGTCCGCGTGTGGCGGACGGCCGTGGACGCGCTCGCCGACGGTCTGGTCACCGCCCTCACCCTGCTGGACCCGCGCACCCTGATCATCGGTGGCGGTCTGGCCGAGGCGGGGGAAACCTTGTTCACACCCCTGCGGGACGCGGTCCGGCGGCGGGTCACCTTCCAGAAGCTGCCGGAGATCGTCCCCGCGGCACTCGGGGACACGGCCGGCTGCCTCGGTGCCGGTCTTCTGGCCTGGGATCTCCTCACATCCACCGACCGCACGGAGGAATCGGCCTGATGGCAATCCCCTCAGGGGCGCGGGACAGCGCCACAACGCACCCCCGGCCCGCGGCGGACAGGGGTCCCCTCGTCCTGTCCGGCGCCCACGTGGTCCTGCCGACGGGGACGCTCGAAGAGGGCCAGGTGATCGTCGACGGCGCCCGGATCGCCGGCACGGCACCGGAGAACGCCCGCCGTGCCGACCTCACCGGCCACTGGATCGTGCCGGGCTTCGTGGACATCCACAATCACGGCGGCGGCGGGGCGTCCTTCACCTCGGGCACGCCCGAGGACGTCCTCCAGGGCATCCGCACCCACCGGCTGCACGGCACCACGACCCTGGTCGCCTCCACCGTCACCGGCGACATGGACTTCCTGACCCGCCGGGCCGGGCTGCTCTCCGAGCTCGCCGAGCAGGGCGACATCGCGGGCATCCACTTCGAGGGGCCGTTCATCTCGCCGTGCCGCAAGGGCGCGCACTCCGAGGAGCTGCTGCGCGACCCGGACCCGGCGGACGTCCGCAAGCTGGTCGACGCGGCCCGCGGCCACGCGGCGATGGTCACCCTCGCCACCGAGCTGCCGGGCGGCATCGACTCCGTACGGCTGCTCGCCGAGCACGGCGTGATCGCCGCGATCGGGCACACGGACGCCGGCTACGAGCAGACCGTGGAGGCGATCGACGCCGGCGCGACCGTCGCCACCCATCTGTTCAACGCGATGCCCCCGCTCGGCCACCGCGAGCCCGGCCCGATCGTGGCCCTGCTCGAGGACGAGCGGGTGACGGTCGAGCTGATCAACGACGGCACCCATCTGCACCCGGCCTCCCTGGAACTGGCGTTCCGTCACGCGGGCGCCGACCGGGTCGCGTTCATCACGGACGCGATGGACGCCGCCGGCTTCGGCGACGGCCGCTACATGCTCGGCCCACTGGAGGTGGAGGTCGCCGACGGCGTGGCCCGCCTGGTGGAGGGCGGCTCGATCGCGGGCTCCACCCTCACCCTGGACCGCGCCTTCAAGCGCGCGGTGACCATCGACCGGCTGCCGGTCGGGGACGTGGTGGCGGCGCTGTCGGCCAACCCGGCCAAGCTGCTCGGCCGCTACGACCGCGTCGGCTCGCTGGAGCCCGGCAAGGACGCCGACCTGGTCGTCCTGGACGCCGACTTCGAGCTCAAGGGCGTGATGCGCCGCGGTGAATGGGTGATCGATCCCCAACTGGGGTGATGTGTCCGCCTGTTGAGGGCGGTGGTTGTCCTGGGAGACTGTGACGGCCGCCGCCCTTTTGGCATGATCGTGACGCCCGCACCGGACGTCCGCGGGTGAACGGCACACGCATCGAGAACTTCTTTCGGGGGAGGTCGGCCCAGGTGATCCTGACGGTCACGCTGAACACCGCTCTCGACATCACCTACCGGGTCGGGGCGCTGCACCCCCACACCTCCCACCGGGTCTCCGAGGTCACCGAACGCGCCGGCGGGAAGGGCCTGAACGTGGCCCGCGTCCTGGCGGCCCTCGGCCACGAGGTGACGGTCACCGGCTTCGCGGGCGGCGCGACGGGCCGGGAGGTGCGGGAGCGGCTGACCGCCGTCCCCGGGGTGGTCGACGCCCTGGTCCCGGTGACCGGCCCGACCCGGCGCACCGTCGCCGTCGTCGACGACCGCACCGGTGACACGACCCAGCTGAACGAGCCCGGCCCGACCGTCTCGCCCGCCGAGTGGTCCGCCTTCCAGGAGGCGTACGACACCCTCGTCGCCGGCGCGTCCGCGGTGGCCCTGTGCGGCAGCCTGCCGCCGGGAGTGCCGGTCGGGGCCTACGCCGGGCTGGTCCGCTCCGCGCGGACGGCCGGGGTGCCGGTCCTCCTCGACACCAGCGGCGAGGCGCTGCGCCGGGGTGTCGCCGCCCGCCCGGACGTGCTGAAGCCGAACGCCGGGGAACTGGCCGAGCTGACCGGGTCGCACGAGCCGTCCCGGGCGACGCAGGACGCGCGGCGCAGGGGCGCCCGCGCCGTGGTGGCCTCCCTCGGCGAGGGCGGACTGCTCGCGGTCACCCCGGAGGGGCGCTGGCGCGCGGCCCCGCCCGCCCGGCTGCGCGGCAACCCGACGGGCGCCGGCGACGCGGTCGTCGCGGGGCTGCTGTCGGGGCTGGTCGAGGATCTGGCCTGGCCGGACCGGCTGGCCCGGGCGACGGCGCTGGGCGCGGCGAGCGTGGCGGCACCGACGGCCGGAGAGTTCGACCGGGGCGCCTACGAGGACCTGCTGGCCCGGGTGGCGGTGACCGGCGAGGCCACCGCCGCGTGAGCCGTGCCCAGGTCGTGTCCGTAAAGTCGCGTCGTCCGCCCGTAGGGCGGGCCGAGCGGCGTCCGGTGCGTGCTCCGGGGGTACCCCCTGCTCGAAGAGCTTGGGGGAGCGTGCCGGGCGTCGAACGGCAGGCGGGACTTTGCGGACACGGCCTAGGACATGGCCTAGGACTTGACCCAGCCCTTGACCAGCCACACCTGGTCGAGCAGGGCGTCGCACTGGTTGCCCTCCTCGCACGACACCTTGATCGTGTTCGTGCCCTTGTTGAGCTGGACGTAGTTGTAGGTCTTCGTCCAGCCCTTCTCGTAGTCGCCCTCGGCGGCGTTCGCGTAGTTCTTGAGGTTGACCGGAGCGGTGGAGGGCGTGCCGTTGACCGTGAGCGTGGCGTTCTGGTCCTTGCCCGGGACGCTGTAGCCGACGTAGACGGTGTACTTGCCGCCCTTCGGGATGCCGTTCACCGTCCAGGTGACCGACGAGCCGACCTGGTTGAAACCGGTGACGTACACGCCGCCGTCCGCCTGGGCGCCCTTGACGTCGGACGCGGTGGCCGCGGTGCCGCCGAGGGCCAGCGTCTTGGCGTCGCTCTTCGGCAGCTCGACCTCGTCACCGGGGTCGGTGGTCTTCGAGGGCTTGGACTCCGCGCTCTGGGACTGCGTCGGGCCCGCCTGCGCGCCGTCGCCCGAGGGGTCGTCCTCGTCGTCGCCGCCGAGCATGGCCACGCTGATGCCGATGACGACCGCCGCGACGACCGCGATGGCGCCGATCAGCAGGCCCTTGGTGTTGGGCCCGCGACCGCGACCGCCGCCACCGGTTCCGGCGCTGTGGGACATCTGGGTCGTCTGCGCCCCGCCGGGCAGGGTCTCCGGGGCCGCGTAGTGCGCGTTGGGCTGGCCGTAGGCGCCCTGCTGCTGCGGTATCTGGCCGGGACCGGCCGGCTGCTGGCCGTACTGGCGCTGGCCGACGGTCCGCACCCGGTTGACGGCGTTCGGGTAGCCGTAGCCACCGGACGGGGGCTGGGCGCCGTTGGCCTGCCCGTCGGCGTAGAGGTAGCCGAACGGGTCGTCGTCCTCGGGCGTAGTGGCGCCGTTGTTGCCGGACGTCATCCCTTGGTACTCCTCACCAGGTGCGGGCTGCGATGCAGGGGGTCAGAGTGGCGAGCCTACCCGCTCCTGTGCGCCCAAACGGGTGACTCACACCGCACCAGCTCGCTGACCTGGACTTCATCCCGCCCGTCTGTGCTGTTTGGGACGAGATCGTTTCTCTACGTACATCCGCTCGTCGGCGGACTTCAACACTTCGTCCGCGGTCATTCCGCAGTGTGCCCATCCGATGCCGAAGCTGGCGCCCACGCGCACGGCCCGGCCCTCGGCCCGGATGGGCTGGATGATCTCGTTGCGCAGCCGGACGGCGAGGTCCTGGGCGTCGGCCCGGCCGAGCCCGTCCGCGAGGATCACGAACTCGTCGCCGCCGAGCCGGGCGACCGTGTCGCCGTCGCGGACGCCCCGGGTCAGCCGCCGGGCCACCTCGATGAGGACCGCGTCACCCGCGTTGTGCCCGAACCGGTCGTTGATCGACTTGAAGCCGTCGAGGTCGCAGAAGAGCACCGCGAGGCCCTTGGTGCCGTCGTCGCGCCCGGACTCCTCGGGCGCGACGGTGTGCACATGGTGGTCGTAGGCGTCCAGCGCCGCCGAGCCGGGGAAGTCGAAGCCGTGCCCGTTGGCGTCGAAGACGGCGGGGTGGCCGTAGGCGGCGTCCGTGGACTCCAGCGCGCCCGCGTGCGCCTGGCGCTTGCACAGCCGGGCGGACAGGCGTGAGCGCAGCTCCGCCGAGTTCGGCAGGCCGGTGAGCGAGTCGTGGGAGGCGCGGTGGGCGAGCTGGAGCTCGCGGCGCTTGCGCTCCTCGATGTCCTCGACATGGGTGAGCAGGAAGCGCGGGCCGTCGGCGGCGTCCGCGACCACGCTGTTGCGCAGGGAGACCCAGACATAGGTGCCGTCCCGGCGCGCGAGCCGCAGCTCGGCCCGGCCGCCCTCGGCGGAGGTGCGCAGCAGGGTGCCGATGTCCTCGGGGTGGACCAGGTCGGAGAAGGAGTAGCGGCGCATCGCGGAGGCCGGGCGGCCGAGCAGCCGGCACAGGGCGTCGTTGGTGCGCAGGATGCGGCCGTGCTGGTCGCCGCCCATCTCGGCGATCGCCATGCCGGAGGGCGCGTACTCGAAGGCCTGCCGGAAGCTCTCCTCGCTGGCCCGCAGCGCCTGCTGGTCGCGCTCCAGACGGACCAGGGCGCGCTGCATATTCGCGCGTAGACGTGCGTTGCTGATGGCGATGGCGGCCTGGAAGGCGTACATCTGGAGCGCTTCGCGGCCCCAGGCGCCGGGCAGCCGGCCGTTGCGCGGGCGGTCGACCGATAGCACGCCGATCAGCTCGCCGCACGCGCCGCCGTGCACGCCGGGCGTGTACATCGGGGCGAAGAGGCGGTCGGCGGGGTGCCACTCGTCCTCGAAGCGGGGCGCGGGGCCCTCGGTGTACCACTGCGGGACGTCGTCGTCGTCGAGGACCCAGCCCTCGGTGTGCGGGATGAAGACCAGGTCGCCCCAGTGCTCGCCCATGTTCAGCCGGCGGTCCCAGGAATCGCGGGAGCCGACGCGGCCGGTGATGAGGGCCTCGGCCGCCGGGTTGCCGGCGAAGGCGGCGACCACGAGATCGCCGTCGGGGCGCACCAGGTTGACGCAGGCGAGTTCGTAGCCGAGGCCGTTGACGACGCCGTCGGCGACGGTCTGGAGGGTGTCGGCCAGGCTGCGAGCCGTGTTCATGTCAGCCATGACCTGGTGCAGTTGCCGCAGGGTCGCAAGACGGACGTACGGTTCCGACTCGGTCTCCATGCTCACCCTCCCCCCGAGACCTCGCAGCGCTTCAAGGGTGCTCTTCGGCATATCGTCCTTGCTGGGTTCACCGCCACTGAATCACAGCGCGCTGCCCACTCGGTACACAGGGTCAACAATTAATGGCCCTTGTGACTCAAGTCACAGAAGAACATGAACAATTGAGCGGCGTTTCCGCGTTTTTCCTGTGCGTTCACAGAACGCAAACTTGGCGCCTGTGTGGAGGTGCCGCGAAACGCCCCGGAAGCCCGTACGTCGCGAGTCCTAGGTCCGTTCTCGTCCGCAGGCCCGATGTGCCCGCCGTCGGCCGACATTAGCGTTTCCCCGTGCCGAACTTCACCACTCCCGCGCCGCCCGTCACCGCCGTCCTCCCCGCCTCGCGCGGCCCCCACGGGCATGCTGAGGGAGTGAGCAACGACGAGTTCCGCGCCGCCATGTCGCGGCTGGCCGCGGGTGTGGTGCTGGTGACCGCCCTGGAGCCGTCCCTGGACCCCGACGACCCGCACGCGCCGGCCGGCGAGGACGTCGGGATGACGGCCACCGCCTTTCTGTCCGTGTCCCTGGACCCGCCGTTGGTGCTGGTCAGCCTGCGGGAGGGCTCGCGCATGGACGACCTGCTCGACGAGCAGCCGCTGTGGGCGGTGTCCGTCCTCTCCGAGAGCCAGCGGCACATCGCGGGCCGCTTCGCCATGAAGGGCCGGGTGAGCGACCGGCTGCTCTTCGCCGACATCCCGTACACGCGCGGCGCCGAGACGGGCGCCCCGTTGGTGGGCGGCGCGCTCGCCACGCTGGAGTGCCGCACCGAGCAGCGCGTGACCGCCGGCGACCACACGCTGGTGATCGGCCGCGTCCTGACGGCCTCGCTGCCGAGTCCGGACGGCGGTCCGCTGACGTATTTCCGGGGCCGTTACCGGCAGTTGAGGTGATCTCCGCGCGCGATGAGCGGCCGTCGCGGAGGAAATTCCCGCGCCCGTGGAAGATCGCGCGGCTTACCCTCCCGGGATGACGTCGATCACTTCCTCGCCGCGCCTCGAAAAGATCACACCTGGAAATCTCGAGTCCGCCACGGGCATACGGGTCCGCCCCGACCAGGAACACGCGGTGACCCCGGTCGTGGAGTCCCTCGCCGAGGCGTACGTCCACCCCGAGGGGGTGGCCTGGCCGCGGCTGATCATGGACGGGGAGCGCCCGGTCGGCTTCCTGATGGCCTTCCTCGACATCGACTGGCTCGGCGACGGCGGCAGCGTGCGCCGCTCGGGGCTGTGGCGGCTGAACATCGACGCGCGTGAGCAGGGCCGTGGCTACGGCCGGTTCGCGGTCGCGTCCGTGGCCGCCGAGATCCGCCGCCGCGGCGGCCGTGAGCTGTTCGTCACCTGGCACCCGGGCCCGGACGGCCCCGAGGGCTTCTACCTCGGCCTGGGCTTCCGTACGACCGGGGAGACGTCCGGCGACCAGACGGTGGGCGTGCTGGACCTGACGACGGCGAGTCTCTAAGGGCTGTCCCGAGAGCCTTCAGGTCCAGTCCCGGCCGGAGCGGCCGCGCTTGGTCCGGGCGCGCTGCTTCTTCTGCTGCAGCCGCCGCTCGTTGATCCCGCGCGGGACGCGGGTGGGGCGGCGCGGCTTGGGCGGCGGGGCCGTCGCCTCCGCGAGCAGCGAGGCCATCCGTACGGCGGCGGTCTCGCGGTTGCGCCACTGGGAGCGGTGCTCGGAGGACCGTACGGTCAGGACGCCGTCGACGAGCCGGCCGGCCAGCCGCTCCAGCGCCCGCTGCTTCCACACCTCGGGCAGCGCCTCGGTGGCCGCGAGGTCGAAGCGCAGCTCGACCTGCGAGTCGCTGGTGTTGACGTGCTGGCCCCCGGGACCGCCCGAGCGCGAGAAACGCCACATGAGCTCGGTCTCCGGGAGGGAGACGGAGCCGCGGATGACATGGGGACCGGACATGTCCTCCATGGTCCCGCGCCTGTCCCGTCCACGTCACGCGAATATCGGCGGCGTACCGGTGGCGGTTGCCCCCTGCGGGCGTACTTCGGCAAAGAAAGTAAAGACACCTGGAACTGAGGTACCGCTCCCCGCGTTCATAGGGGTAGCTGTAGCTTCTAGCCGTACCGCAACGAGGGAAGGGACTCCCAACAATGGCTGTAAGCCTGTCCAAGGGTGGCAACGTCTCGCTCACCAAGGAGGCTCCGGGCCTGACCGCCGTCACCGTGGGTCTCGGCTGGGACGTCCGCACCACCACCGGCACGGACTTCGACCTCGACGCCTCGGCGATCGCGGTCAACACGCAGGGCAAGGTCTACTCGGACGCCCACTTCGTCTTCTTCAACAACAAGCAGACCCCGGACAGCACGATCGTGCACACCGGCGACAACCGCACGGGCGAGGGCGCCGGCGACGACGAGGCGATCAACGTCAACCTGGCGGGTCTGCCCGCCGACATCGACAAGATCGTGTTCCCGGTCTCCATCTACGACGCGGAGAACCGCTCGCAGAACTTCGGCCAGGTCCGCAACGCGTACATCCGCATCGTGAACCAGGCAGGCGGCGCCGAGATCGCCCGCTACGACCTGTCGGAGGACGCCGCGACCGAGACCGCCATGGTCTTCGGCGAGCTGTACCGCAACGGGGCGGAGTGGAAGTTCCGTGCCGTCGGCCAGGGTTACGCCTCGGGTCTCGTCGGCATCGCGCAGGACTTCGGCGTCAACGTCTGACGGTCCCCCGCACCGACCCGAACCCCCCGGTCCGCCGGGGGGTTCCGGCGTCGTACGGCCGCGCGGGCGGCCCCTCCGATAGGTTGCCCCCGTGATCCTCGACCCCCTGCCGACCACCCCCGACCACGACATCCCGGCCCCGCTCCTGACCGAGCTGACCGCCCTGTACGCCTCCAACCGCGCGTTCCAGGCGCTCAGCGGCGACTTCCCCGACCCGGACGACATCCGGCCGGAGCAGGTGGCGGCGGCCCTGGCCGACGAGCTGGCCGTACCGGGGGCGGAGGTCCTGCTCGCGCGCAGCGCCGGACGGCTGGTCGGCGTCGTGATCACCCTGGCCCGCCACCCCGACCCCGACGACCCGGACCCATGGATCGGGCTGCTGATGGTGGACGCGTCGGCCCAGCGCCAGGGCCACGGCACCCGGCTCGCCGCGCTCGTGGAGGAGCGCCTGTCGGCCGCGGGCCACACCGGCGTCCGCCTCGCGGTCCTCGACGGCAACGCTCCGGCCCTCGCCTTCTGGGCGTCCCTCGGCTACGAGGCGATCGGGCACGGCAGGGACCGTGAGCACGACCGGCCCTGCACGGTGCTGCGCAAGTCCCTGGCCGTGACCCCGCGCGCGGTGCTCACCGGCGCCCGGGTGGCCGTGCTCGACCCCGAGGGCGCGGTGTTCCTGTTCCGCTACGCCGACGACGAGGCCGGCCCGCACTGGGCCCTGCCCGGCGGCCCCGCCTCGGAGGAGGACCCCCGCGAGACCGCCGTACGCGAACTGCGCGCGGAGACCGGCTGGACGGACGTGCAGCCGGGGCCGCTGCTGTGCACCTGGGACCACGACTTCACCCACCAGGGCATCCCGCTGCGCCGCCGGGAGCACATCTACCTCGCGCTCGGCGCGCGCCGGGAGCCGACGGGCCCTCAGCTCGGCGAGGACGGCGGCGAGATCCTCGGCTGGCACTGGTGGACGGCGGCCGAACTCGTCGCCGCGCCCGAGCCGTTGTGGCCGCCGGACCTGGCCCGGCTGCTGGCCTCGTACACCGAGAGCACCGAGAGCACCGAGAACGGGGATTCCTGACCCGTCATGGACTGGACGACCCTCGCCGCCACGGCCCTGGGCGCCTTCGTCGGCGTCGGCTCGACCCTCGTCGCCGACCGCGTCCGTTGGCGCCGCGACCAGGCCGACCGCACCCGCCAGGAACGCCGCCGGATCCACGTCACCGCCCTCACCACGTACCGGCTGGCCTACGAGGACATGCGCGAGGCCGCCGTGACCGCCGACGGCCGGGAGCGCGCGGCGGCCGTACGGCAGGCGTTCCGCTCCTCGGGCTGCGACGAGGCCCGCGA containing:
- a CDS encoding extracellular solute-binding protein; protein product: MGRIRVQRRGRRRTGTVVAVVAALGMTAVLGGCGVTGDTDDVTLTLVAADYGDSEATSSRKYWDKLTEAYEAEHPGVTVDVEVYSWNEVDAKVKEMVAAGEAPDLAQIGAYADYAAKDLLYPADDLLSIPVQADLVPQLAEAGQVDGVQYGLPFASSTRLLFYNKTLFQQAGLSAPRTWKELAAAAAALKAQGVKYPYALPLGSEEAQAETMQWLLSGGGGYTDPQLGTYSIDSPENVSTFTWLRDSLVGKGLTGPVPPGELNRADAFTAFTKGDVGMLNGHPSLMQTAEKKGVEFGMVPMPGLDGPTKFSMGVADWMMAFKQNDHAEQIGTFLNFVYDEKNVLDFSRRYDLLPVTTSASHVMSGAKEDADLKPFLEQLPSSELYPVGRTSWATVSADVKKSIGATVTSGGSPATVLARLQTTANRLDAAE
- a CDS encoding ROK family protein; this translates as MRHVIALDVGGTGMKAALAGADGELFHQARRPTGRARGPEAVVEGILDFAAELRAHGEQHFGEPAAAAGVAVPGIVDPERGLAVYAANLGWRDVPLRDLLAARLGGVPVALGHDVRTGGLAEGRVGAGRGADRFLFVPLGTGIAGAIGIDGRVEAGAHGFAGEIGHVVVRPGGAPCPCGQRGCLERYASAAAVSEAWAAACGDPEADAADCAKAVLSGDPNAVRVWRTAVDALADGLVTALTLLDPRTLIIGGGLAEAGETLFTPLRDAVRRRVTFQKLPEIVPAALGDTAGCLGAGLLAWDLLTSTDRTEESA
- the nagA gene encoding N-acetylglucosamine-6-phosphate deacetylase, giving the protein MAIPSGARDSATTHPRPAADRGPLVLSGAHVVLPTGTLEEGQVIVDGARIAGTAPENARRADLTGHWIVPGFVDIHNHGGGGASFTSGTPEDVLQGIRTHRLHGTTTLVASTVTGDMDFLTRRAGLLSELAEQGDIAGIHFEGPFISPCRKGAHSEELLRDPDPADVRKLVDAARGHAAMVTLATELPGGIDSVRLLAEHGVIAAIGHTDAGYEQTVEAIDAGATVATHLFNAMPPLGHREPGPIVALLEDERVTVELINDGTHLHPASLELAFRHAGADRVAFITDAMDAAGFGDGRYMLGPLEVEVADGVARLVEGGSIAGSTLTLDRAFKRAVTIDRLPVGDVVAALSANPAKLLGRYDRVGSLEPGKDADLVVLDADFELKGVMRRGEWVIDPQLG
- a CDS encoding 1-phosphofructokinase family hexose kinase: MILTVTLNTALDITYRVGALHPHTSHRVSEVTERAGGKGLNVARVLAALGHEVTVTGFAGGATGREVRERLTAVPGVVDALVPVTGPTRRTVAVVDDRTGDTTQLNEPGPTVSPAEWSAFQEAYDTLVAGASAVALCGSLPPGVPVGAYAGLVRSARTAGVPVLLDTSGEALRRGVAARPDVLKPNAGELAELTGSHEPSRATQDARRRGARAVVASLGEGGLLAVTPEGRWRAAPPARLRGNPTGAGDAVVAGLLSGLVEDLAWPDRLARATALGAASVAAPTAGEFDRGAYEDLLARVAVTGEATAA
- a CDS encoding CBM35 domain-containing protein, producing the protein MTSGNNGATTPEDDDPFGYLYADGQANGAQPPSGGYGYPNAVNRVRTVGQRQYGQQPAGPGQIPQQQGAYGQPNAHYAAPETLPGGAQTTQMSHSAGTGGGGRGRGPNTKGLLIGAIAVVAAVVIGISVAMLGGDDEDDPSGDGAQAGPTQSQSAESKPSKTTDPGDEVELPKSDAKTLALGGTAATASDVKGAQADGGVYVTGFNQVGSSVTWTVNGIPKGGKYTVYVGYSVPGKDQNATLTVNGTPSTAPVNLKNYANAAEGDYEKGWTKTYNYVQLNKGTNTIKVSCEEGNQCDALLDQVWLVKGWVKS
- the cdgB gene encoding diguanylate cyclase CdgB produces the protein METESEPYVRLATLRQLHQVMADMNTARSLADTLQTVADGVVNGLGYELACVNLVRPDGDLVVAAFAGNPAAEALITGRVGSRDSWDRRLNMGEHWGDLVFIPHTEGWVLDDDDVPQWYTEGPAPRFEDEWHPADRLFAPMYTPGVHGGACGELIGVLSVDRPRNGRLPGAWGREALQMYAFQAAIAISNARLRANMQRALVRLERDQQALRASEESFRQAFEYAPSGMAIAEMGGDQHGRILRTNDALCRLLGRPASAMRRYSFSDLVHPEDIGTLLRTSAEGGRAELRLARRDGTYVWVSLRNSVVADAADGPRFLLTHVEDIEERKRRELQLAHRASHDSLTGLPNSAELRSRLSARLCKRQAHAGALESTDAAYGHPAVFDANGHGFDFPGSAALDAYDHHVHTVAPEESGRDDGTKGLAVLFCDLDGFKSINDRFGHNAGDAVLIEVARRLTRGVRDGDTVARLGGDEFVILADGLGRADAQDLAVRLRNEIIQPIRAEGRAVRVGASFGIGWAHCGMTADEVLKSADERMYVEKRSRPKQHRRAG
- a CDS encoding flavin reductase family protein, coding for MPNFTTPAPPVTAVLPASRGPHGHAEGVSNDEFRAAMSRLAAGVVLVTALEPSLDPDDPHAPAGEDVGMTATAFLSVSLDPPLVLVSLREGSRMDDLLDEQPLWAVSVLSESQRHIAGRFAMKGRVSDRLLFADIPYTRGAETGAPLVGGALATLECRTEQRVTAGDHTLVIGRVLTASLPSPDGGPLTYFRGRYRQLR
- a CDS encoding GNAT family N-acetyltransferase, whose product is MTSITSSPRLEKITPGNLESATGIRVRPDQEHAVTPVVESLAEAYVHPEGVAWPRLIMDGERPVGFLMAFLDIDWLGDGGSVRRSGLWRLNIDAREQGRGYGRFAVASVAAEIRRRGGRELFVTWHPGPDGPEGFYLGLGFRTTGETSGDQTVGVLDLTTASL
- the arfB gene encoding alternative ribosome rescue aminoacyl-tRNA hydrolase ArfB, which encodes MEDMSGPHVIRGSVSLPETELMWRFSRSGGPGGQHVNTSDSQVELRFDLAATEALPEVWKQRALERLAGRLVDGVLTVRSSEHRSQWRNRETAAVRMASLLAEATAPPPKPRRPTRVPRGINERRLQQKKQRARTKRGRSGRDWT
- a CDS encoding TerD family protein, whose protein sequence is MAVSLSKGGNVSLTKEAPGLTAVTVGLGWDVRTTTGTDFDLDASAIAVNTQGKVYSDAHFVFFNNKQTPDSTIVHTGDNRTGEGAGDDEAINVNLAGLPADIDKIVFPVSIYDAENRSQNFGQVRNAYIRIVNQAGGAEIARYDLSEDAATETAMVFGELYRNGAEWKFRAVGQGYASGLVGIAQDFGVNV
- a CDS encoding bifunctional GNAT family N-acetyltransferase/NUDIX hydrolase; translation: MILDPLPTTPDHDIPAPLLTELTALYASNRAFQALSGDFPDPDDIRPEQVAAALADELAVPGAEVLLARSAGRLVGVVITLARHPDPDDPDPWIGLLMVDASAQRQGHGTRLAALVEERLSAAGHTGVRLAVLDGNAPALAFWASLGYEAIGHGRDREHDRPCTVLRKSLAVTPRAVLTGARVAVLDPEGAVFLFRYADDEAGPHWALPGGPASEEDPRETAVRELRAETGWTDVQPGPLLCTWDHDFTHQGIPLRRREHIYLALGARREPTGPQLGEDGGEILGWHWWTAAELVAAPEPLWPPDLARLLASYTESTESTENGDS